A single window of Acanthopagrus latus isolate v.2019 chromosome 1, fAcaLat1.1, whole genome shotgun sequence DNA harbors:
- the rnf24 gene encoding RING finger protein 24 translates to MSSDFPHYSFRMPNIGFQNLPLNIYIVVFGTAIFVFILSLLFCCYLIRLRHQAHKELYAYKQVIQKEKVKELNLHEICAVCLEEFKQKDELGICPCKHAFHRKCLIKWLEVRKVCPLCNMPVLQLAQQAGSMDATVPIEQPLPGIENLV, encoded by the exons ATGAGCTCCGACTTCCCACACTACAGTTTCAGGATGCCAAATATAGGGTTCCAGAACCTTCCCCTTAACATCTACATTGTGGTGTTTGGGACAGCCATCTTTGTCTTCatcctcagcctcctcttctGCTGCTACTTAATAAG GTTACGGCACCAGGCACACAAAGAGCTATATGCATACAAACAG GTCATTCAGAAGGAAAAAGTCAAAGAGTTAAATTTGCATGAG ATATGTGCAGTGTGCTTAGAAGAGTTCAAGCAGAAAGATGAGCTGGGGATCTGCCCATGCAAACATGCCTTTCATAGGAA gtGCCTCATCAAGTGGTTGGAGGTGAGGAAAGTGTGCCCGCTGTGCAACATGCCTGTCTTGCAGCTCGCCCAACAGGCCGGCAGCATGGATGCCACAGTGCCAATAGAGCAGCCTCTGCCTGGGATCGAGAACCTGGTGTAG